The following is a genomic window from Streptomyces sp. BHT-5-2.
GCGACCGCGCGGCCCAGCACCTGGTCGTCGGCCCGGCAGACCACACCCATGCCGCCGCGGCCGATCCGGCCGGTGACGCGGTAGCGGCCGCCCAGCACCCGCCCGGTGAGGTCGTCGTCGGCACCGCGCCGGGGGCCGCTGCGGGCGGCCGCCCGCGGCACCCCGCCGGCCGCGGCACCCGGCTCCCGGCCCGCCGGTCCGGTGCCGTTGGCACCGCCCGCCGCACCTGCCTCGTCCGCCCCGCGCTGCTCGTGCTCCCCCGAAGTCACCGTGCCGATCCCCTCGCTACGAGTCCATGCCCCACCGCGGCCGGTCCGTCCGGGTGCCGGGGCGCCGCGCCTCGGCCCTCAAGACGGCCGGCACCAGACTACGGGGCGGAGGGGCTCGGCCGATGCCCCTATGGAGCAGGGGCGAACGCATCGAGACGGGACTGTTGTGCGGCGGCCGCGGCGGCACCCACCACGCCGGCGTCCGTCCCCGTCCGTGCGGGGACCACCGTCAGCCCGGAGACGAACGACAGCGTCGCATAGTCCCGCAGAGCGGAACGCAACGGAGCGAAGAGCACCTCGCCGGCGCCCGCCACCCCGCCGCCGACGACCGCTATGTCGATGTCGACGAGGGTCGCGGTGGCGGCGATCCCGGCGGCCAGCGCCTGTCCGGCCCGTGCGAAGGAGCGCAGCGCGACGGGGTCGCCGGCGTGCGCCGCGGCGGCGACCGCGGCGGCGCTGGTGTCCCCGTCGGGGCCCGGCCGCCAGCCGTCGGCCAGCGCCCGGCGGGCGATGTTGGGGCCGCTGGCGATCCGCTCCACGCAGCCGCGCGCCCCACAGGGACACGGGTCGCCGTCGAGGTCGACACTGATGTGCCCGATGTGCCCCGCGTTG
Proteins encoded in this region:
- a CDS encoding ROK family protein; the encoded protein is MQTDLSAALDIGGTKIAGALVDAQGRLVVRAARPTPADQDGATVMRAVAEVVRELAAGPDWARVAAVGIGSAGPVDAAAGTVSPVNIPGWRDFPLVAGVRALVGELPVTLVGDGVAMTAAEHWQGAARGHDNALCMVVSTGVGGGLVLNGRLHPGPSGNAGHIGHISVDLDGDPCPCGARGCVERIASGPNIARRALADGWRPGPDGDTSAAAVAAAAHAGDPVALRSFARAGQALAAGIAATATLVDIDIAVVGGGVAGAGEVLFAPLRSALRDYATLSFVSGLTVVPARTGTDAGVVGAAAAAAQQSRLDAFAPAP